Proteins co-encoded in one Juglans regia cultivar Chandler chromosome 16, Walnut 2.0, whole genome shotgun sequence genomic window:
- the LOC108992165 gene encoding transmembrane emp24 domain-containing protein p24delta3-like produces the protein MAHTMSSRASVSAWLFFVIFCSISHLLLIPVAEAIWLTLPSSGTKCVSEEIQNKVVVLADYYVVDEVAQAHHTPTVSARVTSPYGNNLYHQENVTHGQFAFTTTESGNYLACFWLDGKHQEGGETTLSLDWRTGIAAQDWESVARKERIEGIELELVKLAGAVQAIHENLVYLKSREADMREVSESTNARVAWYSIMSLGVCIIVSGLQLWHLKRYFRKKKLI, from the exons ATGGCTCATACGATGAGCTCACGTGCTTCAGTTAGTGCTTGGCTCTTCTTCGTGATCTTCTGCTCGATTAGTCATCTTCTCCTAATACCTGTAGCTGAAGCGATATGGTTGACCCTCCCGAGCTCCGGCACGAAGTGCGTGTCTGAGGAAATCCAGAACAAAGTCGTTGTTCTGGCCGATTACTACGTCGTCGATGAGGTTGCCCAAGCCCACCATACTCCCACTGTCTCTGCTCGG GTGACGTCTCCTTATGGTAACAATCTTTATCACCAAGAAAATGTGACGCATGGTCAGTTTGCGTTTACGACTACCGAGTCTGGCAACTACTTGGCGTGTTTCTGGCTAGACGGCAAACACCAAGAAGGTGGAGAAACAACCCTTAGCCTTGACTGGAGAACTGGAATTGCTGCTCAGGATTGGGAGTCTGTTGCAAGGAAAGAGAGAATAGAG GGTATTGAGCTTGAGCTCGTAAAACTCGCAGGAGCTGTGCAAGCCATCCATGAGAATCTCGTTTATCTCAAGAGCAG GGAAGCAGATATGAGAGAAGTCAGCGAATCAACCAATGCTAGAGTTGCATGGTACAGTATCATGTCCCTCGGAGTCTGCATTATTGTTTCAGGTTTGCAGTTGTGGCACTTGAAGCGCTACTTTCGAAAGAAGAAGCTCATATAG
- the LOC108992164 gene encoding uncharacterized protein LOC108992164 → MNMAIAFAAVARPSSMVLLTRQRSIPRWVFTPLASSSFSSSTSSSTPSRKLVLYSKPGCCLCDGLKEKLQAAFLLSGPDSLHDVDLQIMDITSNPEWEMAYQYEIPVLAKVLSDGTEEILPRLSPRLGVELVQKKIAAALKQ, encoded by the exons ATGAATATGGCAATTGCATTCGCAGCAGTGGCAAGACCATCCTCGATGGTGTTGCTAACGAGACAAAGATCCATACCCAGGTGGGTCTTCACCCCTCTcgcttcttcatctttttcgTCGTCGACTTCTTCCTCCACTCCTTCCAGAAAGCTCGTTCTCTACTCAAAGCCCGGTTGCTGTTTGTGTGATGGCCTCAAAGAAAAACTCCAAGCTGCCTTCTTACTCTCCGGCCCTGATTCCCTTCACGATGTTGATTTACAG ATAATGGATATAACCAGCAATCCTGAGTGGGAAATGGCTTATCAATATGAGATACCCGTGTTAGCCAAAGTACTCTCTGATGGCACCGAG GAAATCCTACCAAGGTTATCTCCACGTCTTGGAGTGGAGCTCGTCCAAAAGAAGATTGCAGCTGCTTTGAAACAATAA